The following are encoded in a window of Fretibacter rubidus genomic DNA:
- the nuoE gene encoding NADH-quinone oxidoreductase subunit NuoE has protein sequence MSARRLAIRQPDEFTLSAAAKKEINMWVKKFPKGRERSALIPALWIAQKDAGGWLPEPALRLLGEMLDMAYIRVYEVATFYTMYNLEPVGTHYVQLCGTTPCWLRGSDDLIAMLKRKIGPQRSISDDGKLSWLEVECLGSCANAPMVQISNADGDHYYEDLTAESLEAVLDDLVAGRTPKPGSQSGRHTSEPAGGALALTTEKLSQARGKLKKLPNAGKKVAITEHAADPKGVRATSSGRKNTPKTLTPPKPVKNPKPSARKPVSKPQVIYTDGPTDGTPDDLKKIKGVGPKFEKDLNSKGIYYFRQIGAWKVADVKMVEDLIDSIPGRIKRDEWVKQAKVLAKAATKASKTKVKA, from the coding sequence CATGTGGGTGAAGAAATTCCCCAAGGGTCGTGAGCGCTCAGCCCTCATCCCTGCGCTTTGGATTGCGCAAAAGGATGCAGGCGGCTGGCTGCCTGAGCCTGCCTTGCGCTTGCTCGGCGAAATGCTCGATATGGCCTATATCCGCGTCTATGAGGTCGCGACGTTTTACACGATGTATAATTTGGAGCCTGTGGGCACGCATTATGTGCAGCTTTGCGGGACAACACCGTGCTGGCTGCGTGGTTCGGATGATTTGATTGCAATGCTAAAGCGTAAGATTGGGCCGCAGCGGTCAATTTCCGACGACGGCAAGCTGTCATGGTTAGAGGTCGAATGCCTTGGATCATGCGCGAATGCGCCTATGGTTCAAATCTCTAACGCAGATGGGGATCATTATTACGAAGACCTGACGGCCGAGAGTTTGGAAGCCGTGCTGGACGATTTGGTAGCGGGTAGAACACCAAAGCCGGGATCGCAATCTGGTCGTCATACAAGTGAGCCTGCTGGTGGTGCACTCGCGCTGACGACAGAAAAGCTATCGCAAGCGCGCGGGAAGCTGAAAAAGCTACCCAACGCCGGTAAAAAGGTCGCGATTACTGAACATGCGGCTGATCCAAAAGGCGTTCGCGCGACATCGTCGGGACGTAAAAATACGCCAAAGACGCTCACACCCCCAAAGCCTGTGAAAAATCCAAAGCCGTCTGCGCGTAAACCGGTTTCAAAGCCGCAGGTTATTTACACGGACGGGCCAACGGACGGAACGCCCGATGATTTAAAGAAAATCAAAGGCGTCGGCCCGAAGTTTGAAAAAGACCTCAACTCCAAAGGCATTTACTATTTCCGCCAAATCGGCGCGTGGAAAGTGGCTGATGTGAAAATGGTCGAAGACCTTATCGACTCTATTCCTGGGCGTATCAAACGCGATGAATGGGTTAAACAAGCCAAAGTGCTCGCGAAAGCAGCCACTAAAGCTAGCAAAACGAAAGTGAAGGCGTAA
- the nuoF gene encoding NADH-quinone oxidoreductase subunit NuoF produces MAELLQDKDRIFQNLYGLKDWGLKGAQERGAWQGTAAMLAQGKDWLIDQTKSSGLRGRGGAGFPTGLKWSFMPKEVGNRPHYLVVNADESEPGSCKDRDILRHDPHLLIEGCLVASFAMQAHACYIYVRGEYILERNRLQAAIDEAYAAGLVGKNACGSGWDFDIYMHHGAGAYICGEETALLESLEGKKGQPRLKPPFPAGAGLYGCPTTVNNVESIAVVPTILRRGVEWWTQFGRDNNKGTKVFSISGHVNTPCNIEESLSIPMKTLIEEYAGGVRGGWDNLKCVIPGGSSVPLLPKEICDTVLMDFDALREHQSGLGTAAMIVMDKSTDVVKAIARLSYFYKHESCGQCTPCREGTGWMWRVMERMVRGEADTSEIDMLLSVTKQVEGHTICALGDAAAWPIQGLIRHYRHEIEDRIDNYRAGKPVFVPDVASMAAE; encoded by the coding sequence ATGGCAGAGCTTTTACAAGATAAAGACCGGATATTCCAAAACCTTTATGGCCTGAAAGATTGGGGCCTTAAGGGGGCGCAGGAACGCGGCGCGTGGCAGGGCACAGCGGCGATGCTGGCCCAAGGCAAAGACTGGTTGATTGATCAGACAAAATCATCGGGTCTTCGGGGTCGTGGCGGTGCGGGTTTCCCAACGGGCCTGAAATGGTCATTCATGCCTAAAGAAGTCGGTAATCGCCCGCATTATCTCGTCGTCAATGCGGATGAATCGGAGCCCGGTAGCTGTAAAGACCGTGATATTTTGCGCCATGATCCGCATCTGCTGATTGAGGGCTGTTTGGTCGCGTCGTTCGCGATGCAGGCTCATGCTTGCTATATCTATGTGCGCGGCGAATATATTCTGGAACGCAACCGTTTGCAGGCCGCGATTGATGAAGCCTATGCAGCGGGTCTTGTGGGTAAAAACGCCTGTGGCTCTGGCTGGGATTTTGATATTTACATGCACCACGGGGCAGGCGCCTATATTTGCGGCGAAGAAACCGCACTGCTCGAAAGCTTAGAGGGTAAAAAGGGACAACCGCGCCTCAAGCCGCCATTCCCAGCGGGTGCGGGCCTCTACGGTTGCCCAACAACGGTAAACAATGTGGAATCCATTGCCGTTGTGCCGACAATCCTGCGCCGCGGCGTGGAGTGGTGGACACAATTTGGTCGCGACAATAACAAAGGCACAAAGGTTTTCTCAATCTCGGGCCACGTCAATACGCCCTGTAACATCGAAGAGAGCCTGTCGATCCCGATGAAAACCCTTATCGAGGAATATGCTGGCGGCGTTCGCGGTGGTTGGGATAACCTTAAATGCGTTATTCCTGGCGGCTCATCCGTGCCACTTTTGCCGAAAGAGATTTGCGACACGGTTTTGATGGATTTTGACGCGCTGCGCGAACATCAATCGGGCCTCGGCACGGCAGCAATGATTGTCATGGATAAGTCCACGGATGTGGTCAAAGCCATCGCGCGGCTGTCTTATTTTTATAAGCATGAGAGCTGCGGTCAATGCACACCCTGCCGCGAAGGTACAGGTTGGATGTGGCGCGTGATGGAACGCATGGTGCGCGGCGAAGCCGACACGTCAGAGATTGATATGCTTCTATCTGTGACGAAACAGGTCGAAGGTCATACCATCTGCGCGCTCGGTGATGCGGCGGCATGGCCTATCCAAGGCCTTATCCGTCACTACCGCCACGAAATTGAAGACCGCATTGACAATTACCGTGCGGGCAAGCCCGTCTTTGTGCCTGATGTGGCATCAATGGCGGCGGAGTAG
- the nuoG gene encoding NADH-quinone oxidoreductase subunit NuoG: MSDLRKVNIDGIELDVPGDLTLMQACEEAGAEIPRFCYHERLSVAGNCRMCLVEWVGAPKPQASCALQVKDLRPNRDGTPPNIRTNSETVKKAREGVMEFLLINHPLDCPICDQGGECDLQDQAMAYGRDGSRFEENKRAVDDKFMGPLVKTVMTRCIQCTRCVRFITEVAGVEEIGLAARGEDAEITTYLEKSLTSEMSGNVIDLCPVGALTSKPYAFNARPWELEHVNSVDVMDAVGSNIRVDSRAGAVLRILPIINDAVNEEWISDKTRFVWDGLARQRLDRPFVRKNGKLAAVGWDEALAVVAERLSGDASKIAAVAGDLCDAESLKALKDLMDSLGVKNIDCRQDGSTIGTGERSSYLFNSTIAGIEDADAVLIIGSDTRLEAPLINTRIRKAWNAGSLDVAMIGEAVDLTYPYEHIGTKPSDIDDLTNSTKGFARKLKSAKRPMIIIGQGALSRKDGPQVLRACAKLAEKFGMVSAGWNGFNVLHDAASRVAGLDMGFLPGEGGLGTTEILDAAKSGALDTVFLLGADELDTSALKDTFVIYQGSHGDAGAHVADVILPAAAYTEKSGLYVNTEGRVQMGLAAVAPKGDAKEDWAIIRALSGHLNRVLPYDNLDALRELLFAQHPSFAGLDYAPGDDAVPALDLKSVGEAGHMLAAPFVNPIDDFYMTNPIARASEVMAECSAVKRADDGVKEAAE, from the coding sequence ATGTCAGACCTAAGAAAAGTAAATATCGACGGTATCGAATTGGATGTGCCCGGGGATTTGACCCTGATGCAGGCCTGCGAGGAAGCGGGCGCGGAAATTCCGCGTTTTTGTTACCATGAACGCCTGTCCGTGGCGGGTAACTGCCGTATGTGCCTTGTCGAATGGGTGGGTGCGCCAAAGCCGCAGGCGTCCTGTGCGCTTCAAGTCAAAGACCTTCGTCCGAACCGTGACGGTACACCGCCCAATATCCGCACGAATAGTGAAACAGTGAAAAAAGCACGCGAAGGCGTGATGGAGTTCCTGCTGATTAATCACCCGCTAGATTGCCCAATCTGTGACCAAGGCGGTGAATGTGATCTGCAAGATCAAGCTATGGCTTACGGCCGTGACGGATCGCGCTTTGAGGAAAACAAACGCGCAGTCGATGATAAATTCATGGGACCGCTGGTCAAAACGGTGATGACGCGCTGTATTCAATGCACCCGTTGCGTTCGGTTTATCACTGAAGTCGCTGGTGTTGAGGAAATTGGCCTTGCTGCGCGCGGTGAGGACGCTGAGATTACGACTTATCTTGAAAAATCACTCACGTCTGAAATGTCAGGCAATGTAATTGATTTGTGTCCCGTCGGTGCGCTGACATCAAAGCCTTACGCTTTTAACGCGCGCCCGTGGGAGTTAGAGCACGTTAATTCTGTCGATGTTATGGATGCGGTGGGCTCAAACATTCGGGTTGATAGCCGCGCAGGTGCAGTGCTGCGTATCCTGCCGATTATCAATGACGCGGTGAATGAAGAATGGATTTCTGATAAGACACGGTTTGTGTGGGACGGCCTTGCGCGTCAACGCCTAGACCGCCCATTTGTGCGTAAAAACGGCAAGCTTGCCGCTGTGGGGTGGGATGAGGCCTTGGCCGTTGTCGCAGAACGCTTGAGCGGTGACGCTAGCAAAATCGCCGCAGTTGCGGGTGATTTATGCGACGCGGAAAGCCTAAAAGCGCTAAAAGACTTGATGGATAGCCTTGGCGTCAAAAACATCGATTGTCGCCAAGACGGCTCGACGATTGGGACTGGGGAGCGCAGTTCATATCTGTTTAATTCGACCATTGCGGGGATTGAAGACGCTGACGCTGTCTTGATTATCGGGTCTGATACCCGTCTAGAGGCGCCGCTGATTAACACGCGCATCCGCAAAGCGTGGAACGCGGGCAGTTTGGATGTCGCCATGATTGGCGAGGCCGTTGATCTGACATATCCTTATGAACATATCGGCACAAAGCCATCTGATATTGACGATTTGACTAACTCCACCAAAGGCTTTGCGCGGAAATTGAAATCTGCAAAGCGTCCGATGATTATTATCGGCCAAGGCGCGTTGTCGCGCAAAGACGGGCCGCAAGTTTTGCGGGCTTGCGCGAAACTTGCAGAAAAATTCGGCATGGTCAGTGCGGGTTGGAATGGATTCAACGTGCTACATGATGCGGCGTCGCGCGTTGCGGGCCTCGATATGGGCTTTCTTCCAGGTGAGGGCGGCCTTGGCACGACAGAGATTTTAGACGCTGCCAAATCGGGTGCGCTTGATACGGTGTTCTTGCTAGGCGCTGATGAGCTTGACACATCAGCCTTGAAAGACACATTCGTTATTTATCAAGGTAGCCACGGCGATGCGGGGGCACATGTTGCCGACGTTATCCTGCCTGCCGCTGCCTACACTGAAAAAAGCGGGCTATATGTCAACACCGAAGGCCGCGTACAAATGGGTCTCGCGGCCGTTGCGCCAAAGGGCGATGCCAAAGAAGATTGGGCGATTATTCGCGCGCTATCGGGTCATCTGAACCGCGTGCTACCCTATGACAATCTTGATGCCCTGCGTGAATTGTTATTCGCGCAACATCCAAGCTTTGCAGGCCTGGATTACGCGCCAGGTGACGACGCGGTGCCTGCGCTTGATTTGAAATCCGTTGGTGAGGCAGGCCACATGTTGGCTGCACCATTTGTGAACCCAATCGATGATTTTTATATGACGAACCCAATTGCGCGGGCGTCAGAAGTGATGGCGGAGTGCTCGGCCGTCAAACGCGCCGATGACGGCGTCAAAGAGGCGGCAGAATAA
- the nuoH gene encoding NADH-quinone oxidoreductase subunit NuoH, whose product MTQAIEITNIFAASTFWGDLSPLAWFGWKFAQVLMFVLTLALLVAALVLADRKIWAAVQMRRGPNVVGAFGLLQTIADALKFFFKEIVVPAGSDRFLFILAPVLTLVMAFLAWAVIPVAPGWVISDINIGILYVLAISSMGVYGIIIGGWASNSKYPFMGALRSAAQMVSYEVSIGFIILTVIFLSGSMNLTDIVNAQSGGMWNWNMFLLNPTSPLKLVLFPVMFYMGIMFFISALAESNRPPFDLPEAESELVAGYQVEYSSTPFLMFFFGEYVNIMLLCSMMTILFLGGWHAPVDFGWDNPIIPPFIWFFLKTAFLFFMFAMVKAIVPRYRYDQLMRLGWKVFLPTSLAAVIFVSTYVVFLGDKF is encoded by the coding sequence ATGACGCAAGCGATTGAAATAACAAATATTTTTGCCGCCAGTACGTTTTGGGGTGACCTGTCGCCTTTGGCGTGGTTTGGCTGGAAGTTTGCGCAAGTCTTGATGTTTGTGCTGACCCTGGCGCTGCTTGTGGCGGCGCTTGTGTTGGCGGACCGTAAGATTTGGGCAGCGGTGCAAATGCGCCGCGGGCCGAATGTCGTGGGGGCGTTTGGTCTACTGCAAACCATTGCCGATGCCTTGAAATTTTTCTTCAAAGAGATTGTCGTTCCCGCAGGATCTGATCGGTTTCTCTTTATCCTTGCGCCTGTCCTGACGCTTGTTATGGCGTTCCTCGCTTGGGCGGTTATTCCTGTCGCGCCGGGGTGGGTCATCTCTGACATTAATATCGGTATTCTTTACGTCCTAGCGATTAGTTCCATGGGCGTTTACGGCATTATTATTGGAGGCTGGGCGTCTAATTCCAAATATCCATTTATGGGCGCACTTCGCTCTGCCGCGCAAATGGTGTCTTATGAAGTTTCCATCGGGTTTATTATTCTGACCGTTATCTTCCTCAGCGGCTCTATGAACTTAACAGACATTGTAAACGCACAATCAGGTGGCATGTGGAATTGGAATATGTTCCTTTTAAACCCAACATCGCCGCTGAAACTCGTGCTGTTTCCTGTGATGTTTTACATGGGCATTATGTTCTTTATCTCTGCTTTGGCAGAGAGCAACCGACCACCCTTTGACCTTCCCGAAGCGGAATCAGAGTTGGTCGCGGGTTATCAGGTTGAGTATTCATCCACGCCGTTTTTGATGTTCTTCTTTGGCGAATATGTGAACATCATGTTGCTGTGCTCTATGATGACAATTCTGTTCTTGGGCGGATGGCACGCCCCCGTTGATTTTGGCTGGGACAACCCAATCATTCCGCCGTTTATCTGGTTCTTTTTAAAGACTGCGTTTTTGTTCTTTATGTTTGCCATGGTGAAGGCGATTGTACCCCGTTACCGTTATGACCAATTGATGCGTCTGGGGTGGAAAGTCTTCCTGCCAACGTCTCTCGCAGCTGTTATTTTTGTGTCGACATATGTCGTCTTTCTTGGCGACAAGTTCTAG
- the nuoI gene encoding NADH-quinone oxidoreductase subunit NuoI has protein sequence MERIKQIIRGALLLEFVSAFWLAMKYFFAPKVTINYPFEKGPLSPRFRGEHALRRYPSGEERCIACKLCEAICPAQAITIEAEPREDGSRRTTRYDIDMVKCIYCGFCQEACPVDAIVEGPNFEFATETREELYYDKDKLLANGDRWEREIAKNLAIDAPYR, from the coding sequence ATGGAACGTATTAAACAAATCATTCGCGGCGCTTTGCTTTTGGAATTTGTCTCTGCCTTTTGGCTGGCAATGAAGTATTTCTTTGCGCCCAAGGTCACGATTAACTACCCGTTTGAAAAAGGCCCGCTATCACCGCGTTTTCGCGGGGAACATGCGCTGCGTCGTTATCCATCCGGCGAAGAACGCTGCATTGCGTGCAAGCTTTGCGAAGCCATTTGCCCCGCCCAAGCCATTACCATTGAGGCTGAACCGCGCGAAGACGGTTCACGCCGCACAACGCGTTATGATATCGACATGGTCAAATGTATTTATTGCGGGTTCTGCCAAGAGGCCTGTCCCGTTGACGCCATTGTTGAGGGGCCGAATTTTGAATTTGCCACCGAAACGCGCGAAGAGCTTTATTATGATAAAGATAAGCTGCTGGCGAATGGTGATCGGTGGGAGCGAGAAATCGCGAAAAATCTAGCCATTGACGCGCCTTACCGCTAA
- a CDS encoding NADH-quinone oxidoreductase subunit J, translating to MVVAARNPVHSVMFLILTFFSAAGLFLLMGAEFLALLLVMVYVGAVAVLFLFVVMMLDVDFVEMKQGFLQYLPIGALVALVLLIQMIFVGAVYVTGDNSQALAENTTGRTNLEQFADVLYTQYGGFFEAAGLVLLVAMIGAITLTLRDRDGVRKQDANAQMARTREQGVELVDIEPGQGIK from the coding sequence ATGGTCGTCGCGGCGCGCAACCCTGTGCATTCTGTTATGTTTTTGATCCTGACGTTCTTTAGCGCAGCGGGCTTGTTCCTTCTTATGGGCGCAGAGTTTCTCGCGTTGTTATTGGTTATGGTTTACGTTGGTGCGGTTGCGGTCTTATTCCTGTTCGTGGTTATGATGCTGGACGTTGATTTCGTCGAAATGAAACAAGGCTTCTTGCAGTATTTACCGATTGGTGCGCTGGTCGCGCTTGTCCTGCTGATACAAATGATTTTCGTGGGCGCGGTTTATGTGACAGGTGACAATAGCCAAGCGCTGGCCGAAAACACAACGGGCCGCACAAATCTCGAGCAATTTGCCGATGTTCTTTACACACAATATGGGGGCTTCTTTGAAGCTGCGGGTCTCGTTCTTTTGGTCGCTATGATTGGTGCTATTACGCTGACACTGCGCGACCGTGACGGTGTCCGTAAACAAGACGCTAACGCTCAAATGGCGCGAACGCGTGAGCAAGGTGTTGAGCTTGTGGACATTGAGCCAGGGCAGGGGATCAAGTAA
- the nuoK gene encoding NADH-quinone oxidoreductase subunit NuoK — protein MVIGLSHYLVVAAMLFTIGVFGIFVNRKNVIIILMCVELILLAVNINFVAFSTHMAAIPGNDPIAGQIFALFILTVAAAEAAVGLAILVVYFRNRGNIAVEHIDLMKG, from the coding sequence ATGGTTATCGGTCTTTCACATTACCTTGTCGTTGCGGCGATGTTATTCACCATTGGTGTTTTCGGCATTTTCGTAAACCGTAAAAACGTCATTATTATATTGATGTGCGTCGAGCTTATCTTGCTAGCGGTGAATATCAATTTTGTTGCGTTTTCAACGCATATGGCCGCGATACCGGGCAATGACCCCATAGCGGGGCAAATTTTCGCATTGTTTATCTTGACCGTTGCGGCCGCAGAAGCCGCCGTTGGATTAGCAATCCTTGTGGTATATTTCCGTAACCGTGGAAATATCGCCGTTGAACATATCGATTTGATGAAGGGCTAG
- the nuoL gene encoding NADH-quinone oxidoreductase subunit L — MLFQTIVFAPLIGAIIAGVFGRKIGEKPSMIASTALLFLSAALSWVALIKVGFGHHTDTVEIMRWMDVGGLKANWALKIDTLTAVMLVVVTSVSSLVHLYSWGYMSDDPSKPRFFSYLSLFTFAMLMLVTADNFIQLFFGWEGVGLASYLLIGFWYKKPSANAAAIKAFVTNRVGDVGLALGIMTIFLVFGSVNFDTVFEQLKDNKEIILPFLGLEVNAIELIAFLLFIGAMGKSAQFVLHVWLPDAMEGPTPVSALIHAATMVTAGVFLVCRAYPIYELAPVTSGLITVVGAFTALFAATVGLVQNDIKRVIAYSTCSQLGYMFFAAGVGAYNAAMFHLFTHAFFKALLFLGAGSVIHALHHEQDMRKMGGTYKVIPVTYVAMIIGTLALTGVGIPLLGWGFAGFFSKDAIIEAAYAAGAAGGNGAAVFAFWAGVVAALMTSFYSWRLIFMTFHGKYRGDKHTIDHAHESPQVMLIPLYALSFGAVFAGAYFYGKFMGYDAVAFWNGALPGGYGSEPHAGLLAADNLYAAADTGTASDAGHGGGHKYPVWVLVLPVLVSAFGFIIAWFMYMRGEGAAKHIRNVEETGGGVLYRFLLNKWYIDELYDATIVRATRWLGDVFWKIGDQKIIDGLGPNGVAAFAAGAAKRVSKLQTGYVYHAAFVMLLGVALIIALVFRTVGG; from the coding sequence ATGTTATTCCAAACGATAGTCTTTGCGCCCCTGATCGGCGCAATCATTGCTGGCGTGTTTGGCCGCAAGATTGGCGAAAAACCGTCCATGATTGCGTCCACGGCGCTGTTATTCCTATCCGCCGCTTTGTCTTGGGTCGCCCTGATTAAAGTAGGTTTTGGCCACCATACGGACACGGTCGAGATTATGCGCTGGATGGATGTTGGTGGACTGAAGGCCAATTGGGCGCTTAAAATTGATACGCTGACGGCTGTTATGCTCGTGGTCGTGACATCTGTGTCATCGCTCGTGCATCTTTATAGCTGGGGCTATATGAGCGACGATCCGTCCAAGCCGCGTTTCTTCTCTTATCTATCGCTCTTTACCTTTGCGATGCTGATGCTCGTGACTGCGGATAACTTCATCCAGTTATTCTTTGGTTGGGAAGGCGTGGGGCTTGCGTCATATCTACTGATCGGGTTCTGGTACAAAAAACCAAGCGCCAATGCCGCCGCAATTAAAGCTTTCGTGACCAACCGTGTTGGTGACGTCGGCCTTGCGCTAGGCATCATGACCATATTCTTAGTCTTTGGCTCTGTAAATTTCGACACTGTGTTCGAGCAATTAAAAGACAATAAAGAGATTATCCTGCCGTTCCTCGGCCTAGAGGTGAACGCAATTGAATTAATTGCTTTCCTTCTGTTTATCGGCGCAATGGGGAAATCGGCGCAGTTCGTTTTACACGTCTGGCTGCCCGATGCGATGGAAGGCCCGACCCCTGTGTCGGCCCTTATTCACGCGGCGACCATGGTGACGGCGGGCGTATTCCTTGTCTGTCGCGCTTACCCAATTTATGAGCTCGCGCCCGTGACCTCAGGTCTCATCACGGTTGTCGGGGCTTTCACGGCCTTATTTGCGGCAACAGTTGGTCTCGTGCAAAATGATATTAAGCGCGTAATTGCTTATTCCACCTGTTCGCAGCTTGGTTATATGTTTTTTGCCGCTGGCGTGGGCGCGTATAACGCGGCGATGTTCCACCTTTTCACTCACGCCTTTTTCAAGGCACTGCTGTTCCTGGGGGCAGGCTCTGTCATTCATGCGCTGCATCACGAACAAGATATGCGTAAAATGGGTGGGACCTATAAAGTTATTCCAGTAACTTACGTAGCTATGATTATTGGCACACTGGCGCTCACGGGTGTTGGTATCCCATTACTCGGTTGGGGTTTCGCAGGATTTTTCTCTAAGGACGCGATTATCGAGGCGGCCTATGCAGCGGGTGCTGCGGGCGGTAACGGTGCGGCGGTCTTTGCCTTCTGGGCCGGCGTTGTCGCCGCTCTGATGACGAGCTTTTATAGCTGGCGTCTTATCTTTATGACATTTCACGGCAAATACCGCGGTGACAAGCATACGATTGATCACGCCCATGAAAGCCCGCAAGTCATGTTAATCCCGCTTTATGCGCTGTCTTTCGGTGCCGTGTTTGCGGGGGCTTATTTCTACGGCAAGTTTATGGGCTATGACGCGGTCGCGTTTTGGAATGGCGCATTGCCCGGCGGTTATGGATCTGAACCCCACGCAGGCTTGCTGGCCGCTGATAATTTATATGCGGCCGCGGACACAGGCACAGCGTCAGACGCGGGTCACGGCGGCGGACACAAATATCCGGTTTGGGTGCTGGTGCTGCCTGTCTTGGTGTCCGCCTTTGGGTTTATCATTGCATGGTTCATGTATATGCGCGGCGAGGGCGCGGCCAAACATATCCGCAATGTCGAAGAGACAGGAGGCGGCGTGCTTTACCGTTTCCTTCTCAATAAGTGGTATATTGACGAGCTTTATGATGCGACGATTGTGCGGGCCACACGCTGGCTTGGGGATGTATTCTGGAAAATCGGCGACCAAAAAATAATTGACGGGCTCGGTCCGAATGGTGTGGCCGCTTTTGCAGCAGGTGCAGCGAAGCGCGTCTCAAAGCTCCAGACAGGGTATGTCTATCACGCGGCGTTCGTCATGTTGCTCGGTGTGGCGTTGATCATCGCCCTCGTCTTTAGAACAGTGGGAGGCTAG
- a CDS encoding NADH-quinone oxidoreductase subunit M yields the protein MFEGLPILSLITFIPLLGALILMGVSYFSRSEQAKAQIALNAPWVALIISGVVFVLSLLLVMSFDRSTADFQFYEDAAWLGGGISYRMGVDGISVLFILLTAFLTPLCILASATSIKDRMLEYMVAFLILETLMIGVFCAMDLVLFYLFFEAVLIPMYIIIGVWGGKNRVYASYKFFLYTLLGSVLMLAAIFWIYNYSGQVLGEPTTDMRVLMTEVKIPGGVQNLLWLAFFASFAVKMPMWPVHTWLPDAHVEAPTGGSVILAGILLKLGGYGLLRFSLPLFPEASLSFAPLVFWMSIIAIVYTSLVAYRQNDMKKLIAYSSVAHMGFVTMGIFAMNVQGLQGAIFQMLSHGLISGALFFCVGVIYDRMHTREISFYGGIVKYMPVYATFFLFFTMANVGLPGTSGFIGEILTMIGAYQVNPWIAFGAALGMILSAVYALHLYREVVFGEVTNDKLDGIADMTRREIIVIAPLAVFTLILGVYPSLITDITAVSVDNLIANLESATAVASTVGGQ from the coding sequence ATGTTTGAAGGTTTGCCAATTCTATCCCTGATTACGTTCATCCCATTATTGGGTGCGTTGATTTTAATGGGCGTATCTTATTTCTCCCGTTCGGAACAAGCCAAAGCACAAATTGCGCTTAACGCCCCTTGGGTCGCGTTGATCATTTCGGGCGTTGTCTTTGTGCTGTCTTTACTGCTGGTCATGTCCTTTGACAGATCAACGGCCGATTTTCAATTTTATGAAGACGCGGCCTGGCTGGGCGGCGGTATATCTTACCGCATGGGCGTGGACGGGATTTCCGTTCTCTTTATCCTACTGACTGCGTTTTTAACACCGCTTTGTATTCTTGCCAGCGCGACATCCATCAAAGACCGTATGCTGGAATATATGGTCGCGTTTCTCATCTTGGAAACACTGATGATTGGCGTGTTCTGCGCTATGGATCTTGTCCTGTTTTACCTCTTCTTTGAAGCTGTGCTCATACCGATGTATATCATCATTGGCGTTTGGGGCGGGAAGAACCGCGTTTATGCGTCGTATAAATTCTTCCTATACACGCTGCTTGGCTCTGTGCTGATGCTCGCAGCCATCTTCTGGATTTATAACTACAGCGGCCAAGTGCTGGGCGAACCAACAACCGATATGCGTGTGTTGATGACAGAGGTCAAAATACCGGGCGGCGTACAAAACCTCCTGTGGCTGGCGTTCTTTGCCTCATTTGCTGTGAAGATGCCGATGTGGCCCGTTCATACATGGTTGCCCGACGCCCACGTCGAAGCACCGACAGGTGGCTCTGTTATCCTTGCGGGTATCTTGCTAAAACTCGGTGGTTACGGCTTGCTGCGGTTCTCGCTGCCGCTCTTCCCAGAGGCGTCACTGAGCTTCGCGCCGCTCGTGTTTTGGATGTCCATTATTGCTATTGTCTACACATCGCTCGTCGCCTACCGCCAGAATGATATGAAAAAGCTGATTGCTTACTCATCAGTGGCCCATATGGGGTTTGTGACCATGGGTATTTTCGCGATGAATGTGCAGGGCTTGCAAGGCGCGATCTTCCAAATGCTCAGCCACGGGCTTATCTCTGGCGCGCTGTTTTTCTGTGTGGGTGTGATTTATGACCGGATGCACACACGCGAAATCTCGTTTTACGGTGGTATTGTCAAATATATGCCGGTTTATGCGACGTTCTTCTTGTTCTTTACGATGGCCAATGTCGGCTTGCCGGGGACGTCTGGCTTTATCGGTGAAATCCTAACCATGATTGGGGCCTATCAAGTTAATCCGTGGATTGCCTTTGGTGCCGCACTGGGCATGATTTTATCGGCTGTCTATGCGCTGCATCTTTACCGCGAAGTCGTGTTTGGCGAGGTGACTAATGATAAGCTTGACGGCATTGCTGATATGACCCGCCGAGAGATTATTGTGATTGCGCCGCTGGCGGTGTTCACCCTCATCTTGGGTGTGTATCCGTCCTTGATTACCGATATTACGGCGGTTTCAGTTGATAACCTTATTGCAAATTTAGAGAGCGCGACAGCCGTCGCCTCAACCGTTGGGGGACAATAG